Proteins found in one Neochlamydia sp. AcF84 genomic segment:
- the hisS gene encoding histidine--tRNA ligase — protein sequence MTIPSAPGVFDILPISIEEPWRNSYLWNYIENIIRETATSYGYKEIRTPIFERTELFIRGVGESSDIVSKEMYTFQDKGDRSLTLRPEGTAPVIRAFIEHQLHTQAPIHKMFYIGPMFRYERSQAGRYRQHHQFGAEAIGISAAEQDAELIDLVYNVYQKLGLKNLQVHINSLGNPESRKLFKASLQAYLKGRYEQLSKDSQRRFTLNPLRIFDSKEPQDQAIIKDAPHILDFLDEESATHFAAVKRLLNKLHIPYSINPRLVRGLDYYNKTVFEITSGELGAQNSVGGGGRYDGLMKTLGGPDLPTIGFGTGLERILQTMLKQQTWIPPAPALEVFLIPLGEQAKEVCFSLLQDLRLHGIPSDMDLSGKKLAKVMHYANQLQAKHVVIIGEEELKNQEVNLKNMHSGESVKIPLNNLAKILRLDFKNEDFLKLIMDISQSLKNSHAVEFFIQKLEHKVESTQEMVEGLKETMLKMKKITDC from the coding sequence ATGACCATTCCCTCAGCACCCGGCGTGTTTGATATTTTGCCTATAAGTATAGAAGAGCCTTGGCGTAATTCCTACCTATGGAATTATATTGAAAATATTATACGGGAGACTGCTACCTCGTATGGTTATAAAGAGATACGTACTCCTATTTTTGAAAGAACTGAACTGTTTATACGAGGAGTAGGTGAATCAAGTGATATCGTCTCCAAAGAAATGTATACCTTTCAAGATAAAGGAGATAGATCTCTTACCTTACGCCCTGAAGGAACAGCTCCTGTCATTCGAGCTTTTATTGAGCATCAACTTCATACTCAAGCCCCTATCCATAAGATGTTTTATATAGGGCCTATGTTTCGTTATGAGCGCTCTCAAGCTGGGCGTTATCGTCAGCATCATCAATTTGGTGCTGAGGCAATAGGAATTTCAGCGGCAGAGCAAGATGCCGAACTTATCGATTTAGTTTATAATGTCTATCAAAAATTGGGATTAAAGAATCTACAGGTTCATATTAATTCTTTAGGCAATCCAGAAAGCCGCAAATTATTTAAAGCTTCTTTGCAAGCTTATCTAAAGGGCCGTTATGAGCAGTTGTCTAAGGATAGTCAGCGGCGTTTTACCCTCAATCCGTTAAGAATTTTTGACTCTAAAGAGCCTCAAGACCAAGCCATTATAAAAGATGCTCCTCATATATTAGACTTTTTAGACGAAGAGAGTGCTACACACTTTGCAGCAGTTAAACGCCTCCTCAATAAGCTCCACATTCCTTATTCTATTAACCCAAGGCTTGTACGTGGCCTTGATTACTATAATAAAACTGTATTTGAAATTACTTCTGGCGAGTTAGGCGCTCAAAATAGTGTAGGAGGAGGAGGTCGCTATGATGGTTTAATGAAAACCTTGGGTGGACCCGATCTGCCTACTATAGGATTTGGAACGGGCCTTGAAAGAATTTTACAAACCATGTTAAAGCAACAAACTTGGATCCCACCTGCTCCGGCTTTAGAGGTTTTTCTTATCCCTCTGGGAGAACAAGCTAAAGAAGTGTGTTTTTCTCTTTTGCAGGACTTGCGTCTCCATGGCATTCCTAGTGACATGGATTTGAGCGGTAAAAAATTAGCCAAGGTCATGCACTATGCGAATCAGCTACAGGCAAAACATGTGGTCATTATAGGGGAAGAAGAGCTTAAAAACCAAGAAGTTAACCTTAAAAATATGCATTCAGGAGAAAGCGTAAAAATTCCTTTAAACAACCTAGCAAAAATCTTAAGGCTTGATTTTAAAAATGAGGATTTTTTGAAATTAATAATGGATATTAGTCAATCTTTAAAAAATTCTCACGCTGTGGAATTTTTTATCCAGAAACTAGAGCATAAAGTAGAAAGCACTCAAGAAATGGTAGAGGGCCTTAAAGAGACAATGTTAAAAATGAAAAAAATTACTGATTGTTAG
- the uhpC gene encoding MFS transporter family glucose-6-phosphate receptor UhpC, with translation MNWLLRLLRPAPYLPEIQDQEKVKHLYNYWRIRILYSMFIGYAFYYFTRKSFTFAMPGIIAELGFDKSQLGILASIFSITYGFSKFASGIISDRSNARYFMAFGLIITGIINILFGLSSNLFLFAIFWGLNGWFQGFGWPPCARFLTHWYSQSERGSWWSTWNVSHNVGAFLIPWIVGFCAYYFGGWRAAMYVPGMICILGGFYLINRLRDTPQSLGLPPIEKFRNDYSGNGSQAEDEQLSAREVLVEYVLKNKYIWMLAISYFFVYFVRTGINDWTALYLIETKGYNQLSANGCVSLFEVGGFFGSLAAGWASDYFFSAKRGPVNVLFAVLMFIAIAFFWFVPAGYPLVDSAAMFTIGFAIFGPQMLIGVACAELSHKKAAASSTGFAGTFAYMGAAVAGYPLGKVTQEMGWDGFFWCLGISCIIAVLLLLPLWAISENKKLVTAKSRS, from the coding sequence GTGAATTGGTTGCTTAGATTATTAAGGCCTGCACCCTATCTACCGGAAATTCAAGATCAAGAAAAAGTTAAGCATCTTTATAATTATTGGCGTATACGAATTTTATATTCCATGTTTATAGGCTATGCTTTTTATTATTTTACCCGTAAAAGCTTCACTTTTGCGATGCCTGGCATTATTGCTGAATTAGGATTCGACAAAAGCCAGCTAGGAATTTTAGCAAGTATTTTTTCCATTACCTATGGCTTTAGCAAATTTGCCAGTGGCATTATTTCCGATCGCTCAAATGCTCGTTACTTTATGGCTTTTGGCCTTATTATTACAGGCATAATTAATATTTTATTTGGTTTATCTTCTAACCTCTTCTTGTTTGCCATTTTTTGGGGGCTAAACGGATGGTTTCAAGGTTTTGGTTGGCCGCCATGTGCACGTTTTTTAACTCATTGGTATTCTCAATCAGAAAGAGGCTCATGGTGGTCGACCTGGAACGTTTCTCACAATGTAGGCGCTTTTTTAATCCCTTGGATTGTAGGATTTTGCGCATATTATTTTGGTGGTTGGCGAGCCGCCATGTATGTGCCAGGAATGATTTGTATTCTAGGAGGTTTTTATTTAATTAATCGCTTAAGGGATACTCCTCAATCTTTAGGGCTACCTCCTATAGAAAAATTTCGCAACGATTATTCCGGGAATGGTAGCCAAGCAGAGGATGAACAGCTCTCAGCGCGTGAAGTTTTAGTGGAGTATGTTTTAAAAAATAAATACATTTGGATGCTAGCTATTTCTTATTTTTTTGTCTATTTTGTTCGTACAGGGATTAATGATTGGACTGCCCTTTATTTGATAGAAACCAAAGGGTATAATCAGCTGAGTGCCAATGGCTGTGTCTCCTTATTCGAAGTGGGTGGTTTTTTTGGCAGCTTAGCAGCAGGGTGGGCCTCTGACTATTTTTTCTCTGCTAAGAGAGGACCTGTTAATGTGCTTTTTGCTGTACTTATGTTTATTGCCATTGCTTTCTTTTGGTTTGTCCCCGCAGGTTATCCTTTAGTAGATTCAGCAGCCATGTTTACAATAGGTTTTGCTATCTTTGGCCCGCAGATGTTGATTGGGGTAGCATGCGCTGAGCTTTCTCATAAGAAGGCTGCAGCTTCTTCTACCGGGTTTGCAGGCACATTTGCCTATATGGGAGCTGCTGTTGCAGGCTATCCTCTTGGCAAGGTTACTCAGGAAATGGGATGGGATGGCTTTTTTTGGTGCTTAGGAATTTCTTGTATAATAGCTGTTCTTTTACTTCTCCCTTTGTGGGCGATTAGTGAAAACAAAAAACTGGTGACAGCAAAAAGCCGTTCCTAA